A single Anopheles funestus chromosome 2RL, idAnoFuneDA-416_04, whole genome shotgun sequence DNA region contains:
- the LOC125761500 gene encoding uncharacterized protein LOC125761500, with protein MTAKKDKDYKNHKHGSELSATAISSKLDNHLASQTGTTAPGLIAAQDPLKRTNKPLMEKRRRARINQSLAILKALILESTVKNKSSDGQTKHSKLEKADILELTVRHFQRHRNLDSPGIDKYRAGYTDCAREVARYLATPEPPPLPSVPTLTDAGSKARLLRHLDNCIAEIDTEICPKVTTPNGIPVTSPGSNGGGGAQDGKSLVDEAGTAVGVMSPSYGVIKTKDLMVDYAATASIAQDSNPLDYSKTNREIGRSPFSYRGSPTDIAILTPKSTSSLHQDENNNRGTSGGSVGLHTTKSTNHHHPQAAVSVANLEDMIHGSEIATTSATSSHSLTLNKMMLGHHQHAKLSVDMANLKNCRLDTGTIKHEPGSSAALLANGYSTTSSAVSSPTPSPAGGNLESDKDVSNHSDHGVVVPQTTGYPSQGQVALLLPDHYIQLATALGLGSTPPMLEHPGAAAAAAAAAAAAVSLSSTDFETLIEQNRRQAAVLAHEKITAEMIGSLHALPENVDESYWNLYKKSLGIPDSISKLSLTDVRALMAKGTHPKVECGPTIGPTTFAPVTKMEIDDHVHHPVHHSRSVKTEPPTTASPGLIEPEADGRTSANGSRSPHLKKELLDGDIAMVAVQPETSHTPYLEERDHRSLSPRSLEDRRSPTSSNASGSSDRCNSNSGTVDALHAPTWRPW; from the exons ATGACTGCAAAGAAGGATAAGGACTACAAGAATCATAAACACGGCAGTG AGTTAAGTGCAACAGCAATTTCATCCAAGCTAGATAACCACCTAGCAAGCCAAACCGGTACTACCGCACCAGGTCTGATAGCGGCGCAGGATCCTTTGAAACGCACCAACAAACCTCTCATGGAGAAGCGACGTCGGGCACGCATTAACCAGAGTTTGGCCATCCTAAAGGCTCTCATCCTCGAGTCGACGGTTAAAAACAAATCGAGCGATGGACAAACAAAGCACTCGAAGCTGGAAAAAGCGGACATCTTGGAATTGACCGTGCGTCACTTCCAGCGCCATCGTAATCTGGACAGTCCTGGTATTGATAAATATCGGGCGGGTTATACCGACTGTGCCCGTGAGGTTGCTCGATATCTGGCGACACCGGAACCCCCACCATTGCCAAGTGTTCCGACGCTTACCGATGCTGGTTCCAAGGCACGTTTGTTGCGCCATCTCGATAATTGCATCGCGGAGATCGACACAGAGATATGTCCAAAAGTGACTACCCCAAATGGTATACCCGTTACTTCTCCTGGAAGTAATGGTGGAGGTGGTGCACAGGATGGAAAGTCGCTGGTGGATGAGGCAGGTACAGCAGTTGGTGTTATGTCACCTTCATATGGTGTTATAAAAACCAAAGACTTAATGGTAGATTATGCCGCAACGGCAAGCATTGCGCAGGATTCCAATCCGCTGGATTACAGCAAAACTAATCGAGAAATTGGACGTTCGCCGTTCTCATATCGTGGATCTCCAACCGACATAGCTATTTTGACACCTAAATCAACCTCATCG TTGCACCAAGACGAGAACAATAACCGAGGCACAAGTGGTGGCTCCGTTGGCTTACATACCACAAAATCCACCAACCACCATCATCCACAGGCGGCCGTCTCAGTGGCAAATCTGGAAGATATGATACACGGCAGTGAAATTGCTACCACCTCAGCGACCAGCAGTCACTCGCTCACACTCAACAAAATGATGCTTGGTCACCATCAACACGCAAAGCTCTCGGTCGACATGGCTAACCTTAAGAACTGTCGACTGGATACGGGTACTATTAAACACGAACCGGGATCGTCTGCAGCACTGTTGGCAAATGGGTATTCTACGACATCCTCGGCCGTTTCTTCGCCGACTCCTTCACCGGCCGGTGGAAACCTCGAATCTGACAAGGATGTCTCTAAT CACTCCGATCACGGTGTCGTTGTTCCACAAACGACAGGTTACCCTTCGCAGGGTCAGGTGGCACTGCTACTTCCCGACCACTACATCCAGCTAGCGACGGCTCTCGGACTTGGTAGCACACCACCGATGCTAGAACACCCGGgagcagcagctgctgcagctgccgccgccgccgccgctgTTTCCTTATCAAGCACTGATTTCGAAACATTGATCGAACAGAATCGACGGCAAGCGGCTGTGCTTGCACACGAAAAAATTACCGCCGAGATGATTGGTAGTTTACACGCACTACCGGAAAATGTGGATGAAAGTTACTGGAACCTATACAAGAAATCACTCGGCATACCGGACTCAATCAGTAAGCTAAGTCTAACCGATGTCCGAGCATTAATGGCGAAAGGAACGCATCCGAAGGTCGAATGTGGACCAACGATTGGCCCTACTACTTTTGCACCCGTTACAAAAATGGAAATCGATGATCACGTGCACCATCCTGTGCATCATTCTAGATCGGTAAAAACAGAACCACCGACCACAGCATCGCCCGGACTGATAGAACCGGAAGCTGATGGACGTACTAGTGCTAATGGAAGTCGGAGTCCACATCTAAAGAAAGAATTATTAGACGGCGATATCGCTATGGTTGCAGTGCAACCAGAAACTTCTCATACTCCTTATCTAGAGGAGCGCGATCATCGTAGTTTGAGTCCTCGTTCACTGGAAGATCGAAGATCGCCTACTAGCAGTAACGCCAGTGGTAGTAGTGATCGGTGCAACAGTAACAGTGGCACAGTGGACGCTTTACACGCTCCAACATGGCGCCCTTGGTAA
- the LOC125761512 gene encoding uncharacterized protein C1orf50 homolog: MQTMDLDPAAKEYQDALSNVQLVERNPAPSGTEIVSLYRSGVREANDIVMLAKEIQSADVAVTNNACAKLVMIAEQVRFLQQQAKKILEETQAAQELHHAACNFRKIPGHIYHLYKRSSGQKYFSMLSPKDWGPKGCEHQYQGSYKLEYDQTWTPVEKIEQVQENIRWAQRVLDTGLNSNRNGFLSIGNEDANDKQTES; this comes from the exons ATGCAAACGATGGACCTCGATCCAGCAGCGAAGGAGTACCAGGATGCGTTATCGAATG TACAATTGGTGGAACGCAATCCGGCTCCTAGTGGGACAGAGATCGTGAGCTTATACCGTAGTGGTGTACGGGAAGCGAATGACATTGTGATGCTTGCCAAAGAGATACAATCGGCCGACGTAGCGGTGACGAATAATGCGTGCGCTAAGTTGGTTATGATAGCGGAACAGGTTCGATTTCTGCAGCAGCAAGCGAAAAAGATTCTGGAAGAAACGCAAGCAGCTCAGGAGCTGCATCATGCTGCTTGTAATTTTCGTAAGATTCCCGGTCACATCTACCACTTGTATAAAAGATCATCAGGTCAAAAGTACTTCAGCATGCTGTCACCGAAGGACTGGGGACCGAAAGGATGTGAACATCAGTACCAGGGTAGCTATAAGCTGGAGTATGATCAAACGTGGACACCAGTAGAGAAAATCGAACAAGTGCAGGAGAATATAAGGTGGGCACAGCGGGTGTTGGACACGGGGTTAAACTCCAATCGGAATGGTTTCCTCTCAATTGGCAATGAGGATGCAAATGATAAGCAAACGGAATCTTAG
- the LOC125761502 gene encoding protein hook produces the protein MENDKMEIYESLVRWLSVLNLSAPHQTVLELSDGAALAQALNQIAPEVFTDNWLSKIKSDVGANWRLKVSNLRKIIEGIYVYYQDMLSLNLSEELRPDALKIAEKCDPHELGRLLQLILGCAVNCLEKQKYITQIMELEESLQRNIMAALQEIEYIWQGASPSRNSINTTASLDVKTLQEDRDTLAQKCHETNKKMLGLIEEKAALQQEIIKLQTIVGRYENPNLIGDDGTSLGPIQLGSSRYNDLRKLVDSLKDELLQAETARDDLKMKSMIQEKEITELQIRIDELHAATAEIAQLKDEIDILKEANEKLKICETQLQTYKKKLEDYNDLRKQIKLQEERSADYLKQNLEYEEEAKKYAGLKGQVELYKKKIQDLHGMLDEEMGKTVRAEFEYNQLQGQLAAVQREKENFLRERDTLREALDELKCGQAIGVDGVSHSGHSGGNTMSKELHSNDLYERIERLERENKALREGQGGQTALSQLLDDANQRNEKLRDQLKSANQKILLLSQHHTEDGSSKTELEMQMKQTLELKEQNSAQQMDEAQLQLTNLHTKIANLEAALVVKDQELQAADVRYKKCVEKAKEVIKTLDAHAISEALLMDKVDSPSGAGVDGTLTVGNGNASRTAMGQQEEQLIATAFYRLGMVCHREAVDARLLSGPGQSFLARQRQPAARKPLNANYGKK, from the exons ATGGAAAACGATAAAATGGAAATCTACGAATCCCTGGTACGTTGGTTAAGCGTACTGAATCTGTCCGCACCACATCAAACGGTGCTGGAACTTTCGGATGGTGCTGCTCTCGCACAAGCACTTAACCAAATCGCTCCGGAAGTGTTTACCGATAATTGGCTGTCCAAGATAAAGTCAGACGTCGGTGCGAATTGGCGGTTAAAGGTGAGCAATCTGCGAAAAATCATCGAAGGTATCTACGTGTACTATCAGGACATGTTGAGTTTAAACCTGTCGGAAGAGTTACGTCCAGATGCGCTCAAAATTGCAGAGAAATGTGACCCGCACGAGCTTGGCCGATTACTGCAGCTTATACTTGGCTGTGCGGTGAATTGtctcgaaaaacaaaaatacattacGCAGATCATGGAACTAGAAGAATCATTGCAGCGAAATATAATGGCTGCACTGCAGGAAATTGAATACATTTGGCAGGGAGCGTCTCCTTCTCGTAATTCGATCAATACGACTGCAAGCCTGGATGTGAAAACATTGCAGGAAGATCGGGATACATTGGCGCAAAAGTGCcacgaaacgaataaaaagaTGTTGGGGTTGATCGAGGAAAAAGCAGCATTGCAGCAGGAAATAATCAAATTGCAGACTATCGTGGGGCGGTACGAAAACCCAAATTTAATCGGTGATGATGGAACGTCGCTCGGTCCAATTCAGTTAGGTTCATCACGGTACAACGATCTACGCAAGCTAGTGGACAGTTTGAAGGATGAGCTACTGCAGGCAGAAACTGCCAGGGATGATCTGAAGATGAAATCGATGATTCAAGAGAAGGAGATCACAGAGCTACAGATCCGGATCGATGAGCTGCACGCGGCCACAGCCGAAATAGCACAGCTAAAGGACGAGATCGATATCCTGAAAGAGGCAAACGAGAAGTTAAAAATTTGCGAAACGCAGCTACAAACCTATAAGAAAAAGTTGGAAGACTATAATGACCTACGAAAGCAGATAAAGCTGCAAGAGGAGCGCAGTGCCGATTACCTGAAGCAGAACCTCGAGTATGaggaagaagcgaaaaaatatGCCGGCTTGAAAGGTCAGGTCGAGctgtacaagaagaaaatacagGATCTACACGGAATGCTTGACGAGGAAATGGGCAAGACGGTGCGAGCCGAATTCGAGTATAACCAGTTGCAGGGCCAGCTTGCGGCAGTGCAGCGGGAAAAGGAGAACTTTCTGAGAGAGCGGGACACGCTGCGAGAGGCGTTAGATGAGCTAAAGTGTGGCCAAGCCATCGGTGTGGATGGGGTTAGTCACAGCGGTCACAGTGGTGGAAACACGATGTCAAAGGAACTGCATTCAAACGATTTGTACGAACGTATCGAGCGACTAGAACGTGAAAACAAGGCTCTACGGGAGGGTCAGGGTGGGCAAACGGCACTTTCG CAATTGCTAGACGATGCAAATCAGCGCAACGAAAAGCTTCGAGATCAGTTAAAGTCAGCTAACCagaaaattcttcttcttagTCAGCATCATACCGAGGATGGAAGTAGCAAAAC CGAACTTGAAATGCAGATGAAACAAACGTTGGAACTTAAAGAGCAAAATTCTGCACAGCAAATGGACGAAGCGCAGTTGCAGCTTACCAATTTGCACACAAAAATTGCGAATTTGGAAGCAGCCCTCGTTGTGAAGGATCAGGAATTGCAGGCGGCCGATGTGCGCTACaaaaaatgtgttgaaaaAGCGAAGGAAGTGATCAAAACGCTTGATGCGCACGCAATCAGTG AAGCATTATTGATGGATAAGGTCGATTCGCCCAGTGGAGCAGGAGTGGATGGTACGCTAACGGTGGGAAATGGTAATGCTTCCCGCACTGCGATGGGTCAGCAGGAAGAGCAGCTAATTGCAACCGCGTTCTATCGGCTAGGGATGGTTTGCCATCGAGAAGCGGTTGATGCACGATTGCTCAGTGGGCCAGGGCAAAGTTTCCTCGCACGACAGCGGCAACCTGCAGCAAGAAAACCACTAAATGCAAACTATGGCAAAAAATGA
- the LOC125761506 gene encoding zinc finger protein 432-like — protein MEETSYRNETVCRFCLTNSGKLQSIFDNEIIDIPATVMKITNLGISKNDPFSKVACNPCIDIIVSIEEFREKCLSSFHQSEHKLFEVKESSLSQELQLQVEFVKCESLGNGCNSYEQEDAISNRTDTEQVDNGESIKEDAIAEKYRNNRNGCTLSSETAKYSFFKSSSYDQSRHSAICTKCGESVSGGKQMLIYHMKSDHANDAELPKIRQCFYCPKAYSSYQLLKYHLNFHPQKMWQCPQCDKRIHNKAIFIDHLRIHANERYYGCKECGKRFTALKYISSHSRLHKRNIVNDSEKKTDTSHEIWSRSEQFTSHTQSTYLLHEDQQDCKGQQSLMDSLYSNDQNIKSTPNRTETNKSEIYECEVCGKKLKTKSNYTNHRKMHARKNTNTGLNVVPATCSATVQRRVYLCNICGHNCGSSSNLGVHLRRHNGQSVCECSVCGKGFPRRSDLVMHMRKHTGEKPFICPTCGRGFSRLDKVRIHIRTHTGEKPYTCPCGRAYAQKNDLKTHQKRNSCGQNFNIAKLNTSHPRTICIKSPKHTLSAAANESHTREANDRDLNCMPVSYSTSATSSHMLHTDSMDMVFPVNWNNCITEHEFQSQGRVVADGYENA, from the exons ATGGAGGAAACCTCTTATCGTAATGAAACCGTTTGTCGGTTTTGCCTTACAAATAGCGGTAAATTACAATCTATTTTCGATAACGAAATCATTGATATTCCCGCTACTGTGATGAAAATTACTAATTTAGGG ATCTCTAAAAATGACCCATTTTCTAAGGTTGCTTGTAACCCGTGCATAGATATTATCGTGTCTATAGAGGAGTTCAGGGAGAAATGTCTCTCATCGTTCCACCAATCAGAACACAAACTGTTTGAGGTAAAAGAGTCGTCTCTTTCACAAGAACTACAATTACAGGTGGAGTTCGTTAAATGTGAATCCTTaggaaatggttgcaatagtTACGAACAAGAAGATGCAATTTCAAATCGTACGGACACAGAACAAGTGGACAATGGAGAGTCGATTAAAGAAGACGCAATTGCTGAAAAGTACCGAAATAATCGCAATGGATGCACACTCTCGTCTGAAACTGCgaaatatagtttttttaaatcctcaTCCTATGATCAAAGTAGACACAGTGCCATCTGTACAAAGTGCGGTGAAAGTGTTTCCGGTGGAAAACAAATGCTCATCTATCACATGAAAAGCGATCATGCTAATGATGCTGAGTTACCAAAAATACGACAGTGTTTCTACTGCCCTAAAGCGTATTCCTCTTACCAGCTGCTAAAGTACCATCTAAACTTTCATCCTCAAAAGATGTGGCAATGTCCTCAGTGCGATAAGCGCATTCACAACAAAGCCATCTTCATCGATCATCTACGAATACATGCAAATGAACGGTACTACGGTTGCAAGGAATGCGGCAAACGGTTTACGGCATTGAAATATATATCCTCCCATAGTCGACTGCATAAGCGGAATATAGTGAACGATagtgagaaaaaaacg GACACTTCCCACGAAATTTGGTCCCGATCTGAACAATTTACTAGCCACACGCAATCAACCTATTTGCTTCACGAGGATCAGCAGGACTGTAAAGGACAACAATCGCTAATGGATTCCTTGTACTCTAATGATCAAAATATAAAGAGTACACCAAACAGAACTGAAACGAATAAATCAGAG ATCTACGAATGTGAAGTCTGTggtaaaaaactaaaaacaaaatccaattaTACTAACCATCGTAAAATGCATGCTCGTAAAAATACGAATACAGGGCTAAATGTCGTACCCGCTACCTGTAGTGCGACTGTACAGCGCAGGGTGTATCTTTGCAACATATGTGGACATAACTGTGGTTCTTCTAGCAATTTGGGAGTACACTTGCGACGCCACAATGGACAAAGCGTTTGTGAGTGTTCAGTTTGTGGAAAAGGATTTCCTCGTCGTTCGGATCTTGTTATGCATATGCGTAAGCATACGG GGGAAAAACCTTTCATTTGTCCAACGTGTGGGCGTGGATTTTCGCGGTTGGATAAGGTACGCATTCATATCCGTACACATACTGGAGAAAAACCGTACACATGTCCTTGCGGTCGTGCATACGCACAG AAAAACGATCttaaaacacaccaaaaacgaaacagttgtggacaaaattttaatattgcgAAATTAAACACTTCGCATCCACGAACAATTTGCATCAAATCACCAAAACACACCTTATCTGCTGCTGCTAATGAATCCCATACACGAGAGGCAAATGACCGAGATCTCAACTGTATGCCAGTGTCATATTCGACGAGTGCAACATCATCTCATATGTTGCATACAGATTCAATGGATATGGTGTTTCCAGTGAATTGGAATAATTGTATTACAGAGCATGAGTTTCAAAGTCAGGGAAGGGTTGTTGCCGATGGTTATGAGAATGCATAA